A DNA window from Methylocystis heyeri contains the following coding sequences:
- a CDS encoding efflux RND transporter periplasmic adaptor subunit → MKTIFHLARSAGRFSARRGAPHTGAALAVAVALLGGSAQPCSAGSDAAAPPVPVALPKIQKVTEYIQLTGNATAINTVNIIARVEGYLEKIHFLDGQIVKKGDLLFTIQQQQYKDQLQQAEAQVRALEAALVYAKIEAARYSALQKKGAAAQVVVDQWNFQTKKTEADLASARAQVDIGKLNLSYTEVRAPFDGQMSKHYVDLGNTVGGTGQRTVLADIVQLDPIYVVANLSETEYLTIRKNLNQRMPNLAELLQVPVEVGLENQDSYAYRGTIQYVAPGIDPKTGTLFVRGVLDNPDHRLLPGFFVRIRLPKARILPGALLVPDRAVQSDQVGRFLFVLNQEDAVQQRYVQLGERDGALRVILSGIQSGDRVVVGDFWRVSAGAKVAPRLTAIEGSADQQ, encoded by the coding sequence ATGAAGACGATTTTTCATCTGGCGCGAAGCGCCGGCCGCTTCTCCGCGCGCAGGGGGGCGCCGCATACCGGGGCGGCGCTGGCTGTCGCCGTCGCGCTGCTCGGAGGATCGGCGCAACCCTGTTCGGCGGGATCGGATGCGGCCGCTCCCCCGGTCCCGGTGGCGCTGCCCAAGATCCAGAAGGTGACCGAATATATCCAGCTCACCGGCAACGCCACCGCGATCAATACGGTCAACATCATCGCCCGCGTCGAAGGCTATCTGGAGAAGATCCATTTTCTCGACGGGCAGATCGTGAAGAAGGGCGACCTTCTGTTCACGATTCAGCAGCAGCAATACAAGGATCAGCTTCAACAGGCCGAAGCCCAGGTCCGCGCGCTGGAAGCGGCGCTGGTCTATGCGAAGATAGAAGCCGCACGTTACAGCGCCTTGCAGAAGAAGGGCGCAGCGGCGCAGGTCGTCGTCGATCAGTGGAATTTCCAGACCAAGAAGACCGAGGCCGACCTCGCCTCCGCCAGGGCTCAGGTCGACATCGGCAAGCTCAACCTCAGCTACACCGAGGTTCGAGCCCCTTTCGACGGCCAGATGAGCAAGCATTACGTCGATCTCGGCAATACCGTCGGGGGCACGGGCCAGCGCACCGTCCTCGCCGACATCGTCCAGCTCGATCCGATCTACGTCGTCGCCAATCTCAGCGAAACGGAATATCTCACGATCCGAAAGAACCTGAACCAGCGCATGCCCAACCTCGCGGAACTCCTGCAGGTTCCCGTCGAGGTCGGGCTGGAGAACCAGGACTCTTACGCCTACCGCGGGACCATTCAATATGTCGCGCCCGGCATCGATCCCAAGACGGGGACCCTGTTCGTGCGCGGAGTCCTCGACAATCCCGACCACAGGCTGCTGCCGGGCTTCTTCGTGCGGATTCGTCTGCCCAAGGCCCGGATATTGCCGGGGGCGTTGCTGGTGCCCGATCGCGCCGTGCAGTCCGACCAGGTCGGGCGCTTCCTGTTCGTGCTCAACCAGGAAGACGCGGTCCAGCAGCGCTATGTTCAGCTCGGCGAACGGGACGGGGCCCTTCGCGTCATTCTCTCCGGCATTCAGAGCGGAGATCGCGTTGTCGTCGGGGATTTCTGGCGGGTCTCGGCCGGAGCGAAAGTCGCGCCCAGGCTGACGGCGATCGAGGGGAGCGCCGATCAGCAATGA
- a CDS encoding efflux transporter outer membrane subunit, which yields MILSSMLAGCAVGPDFAAPQAPVADAWIEWRNRSLKSGPGEYRDWWRVFHDSALDRLIDAAYAQNLTLLSAGTKVLQARAELGVAIGELYPQQQIASASTSWVRSSNATTPSQGGSSSRLGNFWVDGWGASAVWELDFWGKFRRGVESADAAYLASIATYDDVLVTLLGDVAQTYIGIRTLERQIAIARENIVRQREAVRIARDRYKGGAATMLDVHQAENVLATTEASVPQLTLQLRMGQNALAVLLGLAPGQLGGLLASSSGGIPAAPGKAAVGVPADLLRRRPDIRAAELKAAAQSAQVGVAQAELFPAISITGSFGGLASTAGGHNLAQAFHPIGRAFAVGPAFKWNLLNYGQITNNVRLQDATLQQYLIDYQNAVLKAQQEVEDGISKFTLSREQAHYLARSVSEARGAVEISLLQYQQGTQDFTTVLTSEENLLSAENNLAAANGAAATGLVAVFRGLGGGWQIREGRGFVNEATASEMRSRTNWGELLSPAGETPPPHVGLPGPEDKGPAVRPPEW from the coding sequence ATGATCCTTTCATCGATGCTGGCGGGATGCGCCGTTGGGCCTGACTTCGCCGCGCCGCAAGCGCCGGTCGCCGACGCCTGGATTGAATGGCGCAACCGGTCGCTGAAATCCGGTCCCGGGGAATATCGGGACTGGTGGCGGGTGTTTCACGATTCTGCGCTCGACCGGCTCATAGACGCCGCCTACGCCCAAAACCTGACTCTGCTGAGCGCCGGGACGAAAGTGCTCCAGGCGCGCGCCGAGCTGGGCGTCGCGATCGGCGAACTGTATCCCCAGCAGCAAATCGCCTCCGCGTCGACTTCCTGGGTCCGCTCCAGCAACGCGACGACGCCGTCCCAGGGCGGAAGCTCGTCGAGACTCGGAAATTTCTGGGTCGACGGCTGGGGCGCTTCCGCGGTGTGGGAACTCGATTTCTGGGGGAAGTTCCGGCGCGGCGTGGAATCCGCCGACGCCGCCTATCTGGCCTCGATCGCGACCTACGACGACGTGCTCGTCACTTTGCTGGGGGATGTGGCGCAGACCTATATCGGCATTCGCACGCTCGAGCGCCAGATCGCCATCGCCCGCGAAAATATCGTGCGGCAGCGTGAGGCGGTCCGCATCGCCCGCGATCGTTACAAGGGCGGCGCCGCCACCATGCTCGACGTGCATCAGGCGGAGAATGTGCTCGCCACCACCGAGGCGAGCGTGCCGCAGCTGACGCTGCAGTTGCGCATGGGGCAAAATGCACTGGCCGTGCTCCTCGGCCTGGCGCCGGGCCAGTTGGGCGGCCTGCTCGCCTCTTCCAGCGGCGGAATTCCCGCCGCTCCAGGCAAGGCGGCAGTCGGCGTTCCGGCGGATCTGTTGCGCCGCAGGCCCGATATTCGCGCCGCCGAACTGAAGGCGGCCGCGCAAAGCGCGCAGGTCGGCGTGGCGCAGGCGGAGCTCTTTCCGGCGATCAGCATAACCGGCAGCTTCGGCGGGCTCGCGTCGACCGCCGGCGGGCATAATCTGGCCCAGGCGTTCCATCCCATCGGCAGGGCGTTCGCGGTTGGTCCGGCGTTCAAGTGGAACCTGCTCAACTACGGCCAGATCACGAACAACGTGCGTCTTCAGGACGCGACCCTGCAGCAATATCTGATCGACTATCAGAACGCCGTGCTCAAGGCCCAACAAGAGGTCGAGGACGGCATATCCAAATTCACCCTGTCCAGGGAGCAGGCGCACTATCTCGCGCGAAGCGTCTCGGAGGCTCGTGGAGCAGTCGAAATTTCTCTGCTGCAATATCAACAAGGGACGCAGGACTTCACCACGGTCCTCACCTCGGAAGAAAATCTTCTGTCCGCCGAAAACAACCTCGCCGCGGCGAACGGCGCCGCCGCGACCGGATTGGTCGCGGTCTTTCGCGGTCTCGGCGGCGGCTGGCAAATCCGCGAGGGCAGAGGATTCGTCAACGAAGCGACCGCGTCGGAGATGCGCAGCCGGACGAATTGGGGCGAGCTGTTGTCGCCGGCGGGAGAAACGCCGCCGCCGCACGTCGGTCTGCCTGGGCCCGAGGATAAAGGCCCTGCGGTCCGCCCGCCGGAATGGTGA
- a CDS encoding KGG domain-containing protein: MERGKHEQETKKHKGSMTVEEAGKLGGEIRKEQLGHEGYSEIGKMGGETRKEQLGHEGYSELGKRGGEARKEQLGPEGYSEIGKMGGEARKEQLGPEGYSELGHKGGQRVKELIEEGKRAEGETEGKSGGGRGKH; this comes from the coding sequence ATGGAACGCGGAAAACATGAGCAGGAAACGAAGAAACACAAAGGGAGCATGACGGTCGAGGAAGCAGGGAAGCTCGGCGGCGAAATACGCAAGGAGCAGCTCGGCCACGAAGGATACTCCGAGATCGGCAAGATGGGCGGGGAGACCCGCAAGGAGCAGCTCGGACACGAGGGCTATTCCGAACTCGGAAAGCGTGGCGGAGAAGCGCGCAAGGAACAGCTCGGTCCCGAAGGCTACTCCGAAATCGGCAAGATGGGCGGAGAGGCGCGCAAGGAGCAGCTTGGTCCCGAAGGCTATTCCGAACTCGGACACAAAGGCGGACAGCGCGTCAAGGAACTGATCGAGGAAGGCAAGCGCGCCGAAGGCGAGACCGAAGGCAAGAGCGGCGGAGGACGCGGCAAGCATTAG
- a CDS encoding Em GEA1 (EM1), producing the protein MAQTREHSKEPARQPGKMTVQEAGKIGGETRKEQLGPEGYSELGHKGGQRVKELIEEGKRAEGQDIGDEGEPGEEE; encoded by the coding sequence ATGGCGCAGACAAGGGAACATTCGAAGGAACCCGCGCGGCAACCCGGAAAAATGACGGTTCAGGAAGCCGGAAAAATAGGCGGTGAAACCCGGAAGGAGCAGCTTGGTCCCGAAGGCTATTCCGAACTCGGACACAAGGGCGGGCAGCGCGTCAAGGAACTGATCGAGGAAGGCAAGCGCGCCGAAGGCCAGGACATCGGAGACGAGGGCGAGCCGGGCGAGGAAGAGTGA
- a CDS encoding DUF2795 domain-containing protein translates to MISRSENTGEGRGSGHRGPARGFAFGVASVTQALAGVSFPISKKELQRKHGKAEVHWTKESTEHLSDILGRLPQEEFASVAEVASAVSESHHSGSD, encoded by the coding sequence ATGATCAGCAGAAGCGAAAACACCGGCGAAGGGCGCGGCAGCGGCCACAGGGGGCCGGCGCGGGGCTTCGCCTTCGGCGTGGCTTCGGTCACGCAGGCGCTGGCGGGAGTGAGCTTTCCCATTTCAAAGAAGGAGCTCCAGCGCAAGCACGGCAAGGCGGAGGTCCATTGGACGAAGGAGAGCACCGAGCATCTATCCGACATACTCGGGCGCTTGCCTCAGGAAGAGTTCGCTTCGGTTGCGGAAGTGGCTTCGGCGGTCTCGGAATCCCACCATAGCGGAAGCGATTGA
- a CDS encoding bactofilin family protein, giving the protein MTGVISAEDTVVVDGIVEGEIACERLVIGPTGVVQGTVAVTDADIHGKVGSEITVKQLLVVRATGRVEGKWGYGEIEVEKGGVLSGQGESTGLLFEEEEQSVSRVSVVNARAEEEDEVEAANLRVASVASRTLRERRKLV; this is encoded by the coding sequence GTGACGGGTGTCATCAGCGCAGAGGACACCGTTGTCGTCGACGGGATCGTCGAGGGCGAAATCGCCTGCGAGCGTCTCGTGATAGGGCCCACCGGAGTCGTGCAGGGAACCGTCGCGGTTACGGACGCGGACATCCACGGCAAAGTCGGCAGCGAGATCACCGTGAAGCAATTGCTCGTGGTGCGCGCCACCGGCCGCGTCGAAGGAAAATGGGGCTATGGCGAAATCGAAGTCGAAAAGGGCGGAGTCCTCTCCGGCCAGGGCGAATCGACCGGTCTCCTTTTCGAGGAAGAAGAACAGAGCGTCTCGCGCGTTTCCGTCGTGAACGCGCGCGCCGAAGAGGAAGACGAGGTCGAGGCCGCGAACCTGCGCGTCGCCAGTGTGGCCAGCCGCACCCTTCGCGAGCGCAGGAAGCTCGTTTAA
- the mepA gene encoding penicillin-insensitive murein endopeptidase: protein MLALILAPPAAAQEKGTLNPRPLPPLANPSDPKTPAKELFGRAREPAALEAEPIGFYSKGCLAGGVALPVNGTNWQVMRLSRNRNWGHPALVAFLKRFAPAAAQASGWPGILIGDMSQPRGGPMISGHASHQIGLDADIWLTPMPARDLSREEREEMSAADMVREDRLDVISDVWTPGHLAVVRAAAEDPAVQRIFVNAAIKRAMCRVAAGESWMHKVRPYYSHNYHFHVRLFCPRGAESCKDQDPTPTGDGCDSSLAWWFSDEVLHPRKTPAKSWPPMTMDKLPSECREVLKSE, encoded by the coding sequence ATGCTCGCATTAATTCTGGCGCCGCCGGCGGCTGCGCAGGAGAAGGGGACCCTCAATCCGAGGCCGCTGCCGCCTCTTGCGAACCCGTCGGACCCGAAAACGCCGGCCAAGGAGCTGTTCGGCCGCGCCAGGGAGCCGGCGGCGCTGGAAGCGGAGCCGATCGGGTTCTATTCCAAAGGCTGTCTCGCCGGCGGAGTCGCATTGCCGGTCAACGGGACCAACTGGCAGGTGATGCGCCTTTCGCGCAATCGGAACTGGGGCCATCCCGCGCTGGTGGCCTTCCTCAAGCGCTTCGCGCCAGCGGCGGCTCAGGCTTCGGGCTGGCCGGGAATATTGATCGGCGACATGTCCCAGCCGCGCGGCGGTCCGATGATCAGCGGGCACGCCTCGCACCAGATCGGACTCGACGCCGACATATGGCTGACGCCGATGCCCGCGCGCGATCTCAGCCGGGAGGAGCGCGAGGAAATGTCCGCAGCCGACATGGTGCGGGAGGACAGGCTGGACGTCATCTCGGACGTATGGACTCCGGGCCACCTCGCCGTGGTGCGCGCCGCAGCCGAAGATCCGGCGGTGCAGAGAATATTCGTCAACGCAGCGATCAAGCGCGCCATGTGCCGCGTCGCGGCGGGCGAATCCTGGATGCACAAGGTCCGGCCCTATTACTCGCACAACTATCATTTTCACGTCAGGCTGTTCTGCCCGAGAGGCGCGGAAAGCTGCAAGGATCAGGATCCGACGCCGACGGGCGACGGCTGCGATTCCTCTTTGGCGTGGTGGTTCAGCGACGAAGTGCTGCACCCGAGGAAAACGCCCGCCAAATCATGGCCTCCCATGACCATGGACAAGCTGCCGTCGGAATGCCGCGAGGTGCTCAAGTCGGAGTAG
- a CDS encoding NAD(P)/FAD-dependent oxidoreductase, which yields MRDIYETLVIGAGPAGLTAAYTLAKNGRDVLVLEHDPVYVGGISRTANYKGFLFDIGGHRFFSKSKEIVDLWNEILPDDFLERPRLSRIFYRGRFYAYPLKAFEALRNLGLAESARCVASFGLAKLFPIKDPRSFHQWVRNQFGERLFGIFFKTYTEKVWGMGCDEISADWAAQRIKGLSLGAAVVDGLRRSLGIRKGSGEGGAKTLIESFRYPRRGPGMMWEAAARKVQAFGGELLMGRTVEKLHFDEARKLWTVTARCGDGAVETFTARNVLSSAPMRELISAIEPKPLTLFNARALKYRDFLTVVLIGRPQKELPDNWVYIHDPSVKVGRVQNFRSWSPEMIADGVSTCLGLEYFCFEGDGLWNSPDDELIALAKDEIGKIGLMNPSDVFDACVVRQPKAYPVYDDSYAQNVQSIRREIATRFPGLRLIGRNGMHKYNNQDHAMMTGMLTALNIMAGADLYDVWNVNEDAEYSEAGMSGAREALSSERLTPRKVA from the coding sequence ATGCGCGACATATACGAAACGCTCGTCATTGGAGCCGGCCCCGCCGGCCTCACCGCCGCCTATACGCTGGCCAAGAATGGTCGCGACGTGCTCGTCCTGGAACATGATCCGGTTTATGTCGGCGGCATCAGCCGAACGGCGAACTACAAAGGCTTTCTGTTCGACATAGGCGGCCATCGCTTCTTTTCGAAGTCGAAGGAGATCGTGGATCTGTGGAACGAGATCCTGCCCGACGACTTCCTCGAGCGGCCGCGGCTCTCGCGCATCTTCTATCGCGGCAGGTTCTACGCTTATCCGCTCAAGGCCTTCGAAGCCCTGAGGAACCTCGGCCTGGCGGAAAGCGCCCGCTGCGTCGCCTCCTTCGGCCTCGCCAAGCTTTTCCCGATCAAGGACCCCCGCTCGTTTCACCAGTGGGTCCGCAATCAGTTCGGCGAGCGCTTGTTCGGCATCTTCTTCAAGACCTACACCGAGAAAGTGTGGGGCATGGGATGCGACGAGATATCCGCCGACTGGGCCGCGCAACGCATCAAGGGCCTCAGCCTCGGCGCCGCCGTCGTCGACGGCCTGCGCCGCTCGCTCGGCATACGCAAAGGCTCCGGCGAAGGCGGCGCCAAAACGCTGATCGAATCCTTCCGCTATCCGCGGCGCGGGCCCGGCATGATGTGGGAGGCCGCGGCCCGCAAGGTCCAGGCTTTCGGCGGCGAACTGCTGATGGGGCGCACTGTCGAAAAGCTCCACTTCGACGAGGCGCGCAAACTCTGGACGGTCACGGCGAGATGCGGCGACGGCGCCGTCGAGACCTTTACCGCCCGCAACGTCCTGTCCTCGGCGCCGATGCGCGAACTGATCAGCGCCATAGAGCCCAAGCCGCTGACGCTGTTCAACGCCCGCGCCCTGAAATACCGAGACTTCCTGACGGTCGTGCTGATTGGACGCCCTCAGAAGGAGCTGCCCGACAATTGGGTCTATATCCATGACCCTTCCGTCAAGGTCGGCCGCGTGCAGAACTTCCGCTCCTGGTCCCCGGAGATGATCGCCGACGGGGTTTCGACCTGCCTCGGGCTCGAATATTTCTGCTTTGAGGGCGACGGCTTGTGGAATTCCCCGGACGACGAGCTGATCGCTCTCGCCAAGGACGAAATCGGCAAGATCGGACTGATGAACCCCTCCGACGTCTTCGACGCCTGCGTCGTTCGCCAGCCGAAAGCCTATCCGGTCTATGACGACTCCTATGCGCAGAACGTACAATCGATCAGACGCGAGATCGCGACCCGCTTTCCGGGCCTGCGTCTGATCGGCCGCAACGGCATGCACAAATACAACAACCAGGACCACGCCATGATGACGGGAATGCTGACCGCGCTCAACATCATGGCGGGAGCCGATCTATACGACGTCTGGAACGTTAACGAGGACGCCGAATATTCCGAGGCCGGCATGTCGGGCGCTCGGGAGGCCCTGTCCAGCGAACGCCTCACGCCTCGGAAAGTGGCCTGA
- a CDS encoding GtrA family protein: MTHSLDARLLLVRSRYGRIGRLCLDLMKYGAASAFALALDAATLLILNKLLGVHYLVAAAAGFSAGLALIYVLSVRYVFNDSRVLRPSQEAMGFLLTGLAGLLINHVLMLVFVEHVGLAVALAKIPTAGIVFLFNFTARRTLLFSQKAKPRAAGREPRP; the protein is encoded by the coding sequence GTGACGCATTCGCTTGACGCGCGCCTTCTGCTCGTTCGTTCGCGATACGGCCGGATCGGCAGACTCTGTCTCGATCTGATGAAATATGGCGCGGCGAGCGCCTTTGCGCTCGCTCTCGACGCGGCGACGCTGCTGATTCTCAACAAGCTCCTCGGCGTGCATTATCTCGTCGCCGCCGCGGCCGGTTTCAGCGCAGGACTGGCGTTGATCTACGTTCTGAGCGTCAGATATGTCTTCAACGACAGCCGCGTGCTTCGTCCGTCGCAGGAGGCGATGGGTTTTCTCCTCACCGGCCTCGCCGGTCTGCTAATCAACCACGTGCTGATGCTGGTCTTCGTCGAGCATGTCGGGCTTGCCGTCGCCCTCGCCAAGATTCCCACGGCAGGCATTGTGTTTCTGTTCAATTTCACCGCGCGCCGCACTCTGCTTTTCTCGCAGAAGGCCAAGCCGCGCGCGGCGGGCCGCGAGCCCCGGCCGTGA
- a CDS encoding heparan-alpha-glucosaminide N-acetyltransferase → MATSPGEQKTSAAVRVAALDAARGAAVVAMVAFHLVWDLGNFNYIDPDIPFSPGFKLIGHAIATSFLFIAGVSLVLAHRQKAGWRPFRRRLFIISGAAALVSLGTWLAYPQAFVFFGILHCIAAASLLAAPLLTAPWPAAAAAALAFGLAPLLYSSPIFNTRWLAWIGFAGVEPLTNDYQPLAPWAAALFAGVAAAKFWSARFSGDPDSSVFSSREAAPASLENTLGAACWLGRRSLAVYLLHQPALFALFGLLALLGAAPAARVSGGFLEACSAQCEKGGGEKTACRDICSCTEEKASRDASLALAADEGERALIVNRLAQACLSDRLAR, encoded by the coding sequence GTGGCGACGTCGCCGGGTGAACAAAAGACGAGCGCCGCCGTTCGCGTCGCGGCGCTCGACGCCGCGCGGGGAGCGGCGGTGGTCGCCATGGTGGCCTTTCACCTCGTCTGGGACCTCGGCAATTTCAATTATATCGATCCCGACATCCCCTTTTCGCCCGGCTTCAAGCTGATCGGCCACGCCATAGCGACGAGCTTTCTGTTCATCGCGGGCGTTTCCCTGGTGCTGGCGCACCGGCAAAAGGCGGGATGGCGTCCCTTTCGGCGCCGGCTCTTCATCATATCCGGCGCGGCCGCGCTGGTTTCGCTCGGCACCTGGCTGGCCTATCCGCAGGCTTTCGTCTTTTTCGGGATACTTCATTGCATTGCGGCCGCGAGCCTGCTCGCCGCGCCCCTGCTGACGGCGCCCTGGCCGGCCGCCGCCGCCGCCGCGCTCGCATTCGGCCTCGCGCCCCTCCTCTACAGCAGCCCGATCTTCAACACCCGCTGGCTGGCCTGGATCGGCTTCGCCGGCGTGGAGCCTCTCACCAACGACTATCAGCCGCTCGCGCCCTGGGCCGCAGCGCTTTTCGCCGGCGTCGCCGCGGCGAAGTTCTGGAGCGCCCGTTTCTCCGGCGATCCCGACTCGTCGGTGTTCTCGTCGCGCGAAGCGGCGCCCGCTTCGCTCGAAAACACGCTAGGCGCCGCCTGCTGGCTCGGGCGCCGCAGCCTTGCGGTCTATCTCCTGCATCAGCCGGCGCTGTTCGCGCTGTTCGGCCTCCTCGCGCTGCTGGGCGCTGCGCCCGCCGCGCGGGTTTCCGGCGGCTTCCTTGAAGCCTGCTCCGCCCAGTGCGAAAAGGGCGGAGGCGAAAAGACGGCTTGCCGGGACATTTGCTCCTGCACGGAGGAGAAGGCGTCGCGAGACGCGTCTCTCGCCTTGGCGGCCGACGAGGGCGAACGCGCGCTGATCGTCAATCGTCTGGCGCAGGCCTGCCTCTCCGACAGGCTGGCGCGCTGA
- a CDS encoding fumarylacetoacetate hydrolase family protein, which translates to MNRSEFVFAPPPVPSVAVEGGSLRFPVRRIFCVGLNYADHAREMGKDPGAEPPFFFTKPADAVVESGATIPYPSMTGNLHHEIELVAALGSGGADIPVEEALGHVWGYAAGIDLTKRDLQKKARDEGKPWDFSKGFDQSAPIGALRPAARIGHPQSGRIALSVNGEPRQAGDLSDMILGVAEVIAEISKYVRLAPGDLIFTGTPAGVGPLRPGDRIEGEIAGVGAASLAIAS; encoded by the coding sequence ATGAACCGCTCCGAATTCGTCTTCGCCCCGCCCCCTGTCCCGAGCGTCGCCGTGGAAGGCGGAAGCCTTCGCTTCCCGGTGCGGCGGATTTTCTGCGTGGGGCTGAATTACGCCGACCATGCCCGCGAGATGGGCAAGGACCCCGGCGCGGAGCCGCCGTTTTTCTTCACCAAGCCCGCCGATGCGGTGGTCGAGAGCGGCGCGACCATCCCCTACCCTTCGATGACGGGCAATTTGCACCACGAGATCGAGCTGGTGGCGGCGCTCGGCTCCGGCGGCGCCGACATTCCCGTAGAAGAGGCGCTCGGACATGTTTGGGGCTATGCGGCCGGCATCGACCTGACCAAGCGCGACCTGCAGAAAAAGGCGCGGGACGAAGGCAAGCCGTGGGATTTCTCCAAGGGCTTCGACCAGTCCGCGCCGATCGGGGCCTTGCGCCCCGCCGCCCGCATCGGCCATCCGCAAAGCGGGCGAATCGCGCTTTCGGTCAATGGAGAGCCCCGCCAGGCGGGAGATCTCTCCGACATGATCCTCGGCGTCGCCGAGGTGATCGCCGAGATTTCGAAATATGTGCGCCTCGCGCCGGGAGACCTGATTTTCACCGGAACGCCCGCCGGCGTCGGCCCGCTGCGGCCGGGCGACCGCATCGAGGGAGAGATCGCCGGGGTAGGCGCCGCGTCGCTGGCCATAGCGTCGTAA